One region of Desulfitobacterium chlororespirans DSM 11544 genomic DNA includes:
- a CDS encoding 4Fe-4S dicluster domain-containing protein, which translates to MGKLGFYFDSTACIGCRTCQVVCKDKNRLDVGTIFRKVRTFQTGAYPTPFVFHYSGSCNHCAEAKCVRGCPTGAMHFGDDGTVQHDKDMCIGCKYCVWNCPYSVPQYIEARNVVGKCDSCKDLRDKGENPVCVDACLMRCLKFGDLDQLKMEYGSGLVNEIPVLPPAATTKPSVLIKPKDCALDSKFTVMEV; encoded by the coding sequence ATGGGGAAATTAGGATTTTATTTTGACTCCACAGCCTGTATTGGCTGCCGGACTTGTCAAGTCGTCTGTAAAGATAAAAATCGCTTGGATGTAGGCACAATTTTTCGCAAGGTAAGGACCTTTCAAACCGGTGCCTATCCAACGCCCTTTGTATTTCACTATTCCGGATCGTGCAATCATTGTGCAGAGGCAAAGTGTGTGCGGGGATGTCCGACCGGTGCGATGCATTTCGGCGACGACGGTACCGTCCAACATGATAAAGATATGTGCATCGGCTGTAAGTATTGTGTGTGGAACTGTCCATACAGCGTTCCACAATATATCGAAGCAAGAAATGTTGTGGGTAAATGCGACTCATGCAAGGATTTGCGTGACAAAGGTGAAAATCCAGTATGCGTTGATGCCTGCCTCATGCGTTGTCTTAAGTTTGGTGACTTGGATCAATTAAAGATGGAATATGGGTCCGGATTGGTGAATGAGATTCCAGTCCTGCCACCAGCGGCTACGACAAAACCTTCTGTGCTGATTAAGCCCAAAGACTGTGCCCTTGATTCGAAATTCACAGTGATGGAGGTGTAA
- a CDS encoding molybdopterin-dependent oxidoreductase gives MADFVGKAAGLSISRRNFIKASAAAAASLSLAGCSNSLSTVGVDAALDNGEKWVSSACWHNCGGRCVNKALVKEGMVIRQKTDDTHPDSPEYPQQRACLRGRSQQQDVLGADRIKYPLKRKHWQPGGGDKSLRGKDEWERISWDEALNYVAAEIKKAKENYGPQSIMSFARSGWTKNVLYAYGGTTTHWDTTSLGTYYFPWEKIGMLKQGMQTANDRFDLRKSDVIILMGANSAWSTAGLYSYSFLQAKKAGAEFISVGPNYNAIAAALDAKWIPVHAGTDTAFLLAVAYTLITEDDPVSNPLIDWECLNRCTLGFDADHMPEGAKLNENFKDYVLGKYDSIPKTPAWASKLCGTPVADIIFYARKIRKDNKVTMLHGTAPARCAGSEDFPQIFSTIGFMTGHVGKPGHACGNAYKGQSNAGPALVKAGSSGLPKVNNPVKDCINGPNLWKSILDGKYLYTGNMEWLPGEWRDIDIRVLYTEDKATLQGIPSMTYGIEAHRKVDFVVTQTFNFNTQAKYSDIILPITTQWERPGVVMTFDKEAILVYSQVIEPLYEAKSDQWIAVELAKRLGVDVEQVFPIDEKQQFFNQIAGSTVISEDGKSYSPLVTITADDIVKWGVKGEPQAGRIGLQEFIERGAYQVERHEGDNYGYYAYEDFIKDPENNPLTSASGKFEIYSDWKADTLNNTGIANMTFKPYPSHTVAPECYEATFSDWENQVKGDYPYVVTNPHYLRRTHCNQDNLPWLREACLNPVFLNRQDAEKKDIKTGDTVLVWNAHGKTLRQASVSDTTMPGIVELPHGTWVDIDEKTGIDMAGTDNVLCGPTTSNLGVSGYNNYVCNFEKYQGAQLIPDYLKPQQVPKVI, from the coding sequence ATGGCTGATTTTGTGGGCAAAGCTGCTGGTTTAAGTATTAGCCGGAGAAATTTTATTAAAGCGAGTGCCGCAGCTGCTGCCAGTCTATCTTTGGCTGGCTGCAGCAATTCATTAAGCACTGTAGGCGTAGATGCTGCCTTGGATAATGGCGAGAAATGGGTTTCTTCTGCTTGTTGGCATAATTGCGGCGGTCGCTGCGTCAATAAGGCTCTGGTGAAAGAGGGCATGGTAATCCGTCAAAAAACTGACGACACGCACCCTGACAGCCCTGAATATCCACAGCAAAGAGCCTGTTTGCGCGGCCGTTCGCAGCAGCAGGATGTTTTGGGTGCCGATCGGATCAAATATCCTTTAAAAAGAAAACACTGGCAGCCTGGTGGTGGAGACAAAAGTTTGCGTGGCAAAGATGAATGGGAACGTATCTCATGGGATGAAGCCCTGAATTATGTGGCGGCGGAGATCAAAAAGGCGAAGGAAAATTATGGCCCTCAATCCATTATGAGCTTTGCCCGTAGCGGTTGGACGAAAAATGTACTGTATGCGTACGGAGGAACAACGACGCATTGGGATACAACGTCACTGGGCACATACTATTTTCCTTGGGAAAAAATTGGTATGTTAAAGCAGGGTATGCAGACTGCCAATGATCGTTTTGATCTAAGAAAATCAGATGTCATTATTTTAATGGGAGCAAATTCCGCTTGGTCTACTGCTGGTTTATATTCTTATAGCTTTTTACAGGCCAAAAAAGCAGGTGCAGAATTTATTTCTGTTGGTCCTAATTACAATGCCATTGCGGCAGCTTTGGATGCCAAGTGGATTCCTGTTCACGCCGGCACAGATACGGCATTTTTGTTAGCGGTTGCTTATACCCTGATTACTGAAGATGATCCCGTCAGTAATCCGCTCATTGATTGGGAGTGTCTGAATCGATGTACCTTAGGATTTGATGCAGACCATATGCCTGAGGGTGCAAAGCTAAATGAAAACTTTAAAGACTATGTTCTTGGCAAGTATGATAGTATTCCTAAAACTCCCGCCTGGGCAAGTAAACTATGTGGCACACCGGTAGCGGATATTATTTTTTACGCGCGAAAGATACGTAAAGACAATAAAGTGACAATGCTCCATGGTACTGCACCGGCAAGATGTGCAGGTTCTGAAGATTTTCCACAGATATTTTCTACAATTGGGTTTATGACCGGACATGTAGGCAAGCCTGGACATGCCTGCGGAAACGCCTATAAAGGGCAGTCAAATGCAGGACCGGCTTTAGTGAAAGCAGGAAGTTCCGGACTTCCGAAAGTTAATAACCCTGTTAAAGATTGCATTAATGGCCCGAATTTATGGAAGTCTATCCTTGATGGGAAATATCTTTACACAGGTAATATGGAATGGCTGCCTGGAGAATGGAGGGATATAGATATCCGTGTTCTCTATACTGAAGATAAAGCGACACTTCAAGGTATTCCTTCTATGACATACGGCATTGAAGCGCATCGCAAGGTGGACTTTGTTGTAACCCAGACTTTTAATTTCAATACCCAGGCTAAATACTCAGATATTATTTTGCCTATTACAACCCAATGGGAAAGACCGGGAGTCGTGATGACCTTTGACAAAGAAGCAATCCTCGTTTACTCCCAGGTTATCGAACCCCTTTATGAAGCAAAGTCAGATCAATGGATTGCCGTTGAATTGGCCAAGCGTTTAGGCGTCGATGTCGAGCAGGTTTTCCCTATTGATGAGAAACAACAATTCTTCAATCAAATAGCAGGCAGCACTGTTATTTCAGAAGATGGAAAATCATACAGCCCCCTTGTAACGATTACCGCCGATGATATTGTCAAGTGGGGGGTAAAGGGTGAGCCCCAAGCGGGAAGAATTGGCTTGCAGGAATTTATAGAGCGGGGCGCTTACCAGGTCGAGCGGCATGAAGGAGATAATTACGGATATTACGCCTATGAGGACTTTATAAAAGATCCGGAAAATAATCCTTTGACATCGGCAAGCGGTAAGTTTGAAATTTACAGTGATTGGAAAGCAGACACTCTCAATAATACAGGCATCGCTAATATGACCTTCAAGCCTTATCCCTCCCATACGGTAGCGCCTGAATGCTATGAAGCGACCTTTAGTGATTGGGAAAATCAGGTGAAAGGTGACTACCCTTATGTCGTGACGAATCCTCACTATCTGCGGCGCACCCATTGCAACCAGGATAATCTGCCATGGCTCAGAGAGGCTTGTCTCAATCCGGTATTTCTTAACAGGCAGGATGCTGAGAAGAAAGACATCAAAACCGGTGATACGGTACTGGTGTGGAATGCTCACGGTAAGACTTTGCGTCAAGCCAGTGTATCGGATACCACGATGCCCGGTATCGTTGAGCTGCCCCATGGTACCTGGGTAGATATCGATGAAAAGACCGGCATTGATATGGCCGGTACGGACAATGTTCTTTGCGGTCCGACGACAAGTAATTTAGGGGTCAGTGGCTACAACAACTATGTTTGTAATTTTGAAAAATACCAAGGTGCTCAGTTGATCCCTGATTATTTGAAGCCTCAGCAAGTTCCCAAAGTAATTTAA
- a CDS encoding TorD/DmsD family molecular chaperone produces the protein MNQQNEAIAILLANRSYLYRLLQRIFGGEPQAEVLKVVTDPHTREALQLLLQEDEHLFDQHFEVLSEVARALAAEPEQTMDKLKSEYTYLFIGPNNLPAPPWESVYLTKERVLFQESTLNVRRAYLKYSFLPSNYPHEADDHLGLELDFMAHLSQVAQDHFDQGRLEEMKAILTDQQAFLRDHLLLWIGDFAQDIQKSKTHYFYPPMADLTKHIVKIDAELLDELTAL, from the coding sequence ATGAATCAACAAAATGAGGCAATCGCAATCTTGCTGGCCAACCGAAGTTATCTCTATAGATTATTGCAGCGGATCTTCGGCGGCGAACCCCAGGCCGAAGTATTAAAGGTTGTGACAGACCCCCATACCCGGGAAGCCCTGCAGCTCCTGCTTCAGGAAGATGAACACCTCTTTGATCAGCATTTCGAGGTTTTAAGTGAGGTGGCCCGGGCCTTGGCGGCTGAACCTGAGCAAACTATGGACAAACTGAAAAGTGAATATACTTATTTGTTCATTGGCCCCAACAACCTGCCTGCCCCTCCCTGGGAATCCGTTTATCTCACCAAGGAGCGGGTTCTGTTCCAGGAAAGCACTTTAAATGTCCGCCGCGCTTATTTGAAATATAGCTTCCTGCCCTCCAACTACCCTCATGAAGCTGATGATCATCTTGGCCTGGAGCTGGATTTTATGGCTCACCTATCGCAAGTGGCCCAGGACCATTTCGATCAGGGCCGGCTGGAGGAGATGAAAGCTATCCTCACAGATCAACAAGCCTTTCTGCGTGATCATCTGCTCCTCTGGATTGGCGATTTCGCTCAGGACATTCAAAAAAGCAAGACCCATTACTTTTATCCGCCGATGGCCGATCTGACCAAGCATATCGTCAAGATAGATGCCGAGCTTTTGGATGAGTTAACGGCACTTTAA
- a CDS encoding response regulator transcription factor, with translation MKIMLADDEESIRIVVEHIVTEDGYDFCYAADGAEALVVFEAENPDLVILDVMMPKLNGFDVCTQLRKKGSNVPIIILSAKGDIVDKSVGFKAGADDYLVKPFSTLELSLRIEALLRRREHQTGGAGEAEKESVKLGELEILFKRYEARLKGKRVELTPKEFKILAYMASHPGEVFTREQLLTYVWGEDYVGELTGIAVFIRKIREKIEEDPSKPKYLQTVWGVGYKFGEKE, from the coding sequence ATGAAGATTATGCTAGCTGATGATGAAGAGAGCATACGTATTGTCGTGGAGCATATTGTCACAGAAGACGGCTATGATTTTTGCTATGCAGCGGATGGTGCGGAGGCCTTGGTTGTGTTTGAAGCGGAGAATCCCGACCTGGTGATTCTGGATGTCATGATGCCGAAACTCAACGGCTTTGATGTGTGTACTCAGCTGCGCAAAAAGGGCAGCAATGTCCCCATCATTATTTTGTCTGCCAAGGGAGATATTGTGGACAAAAGTGTGGGTTTTAAGGCGGGAGCCGATGATTATCTTGTCAAGCCCTTCAGCACTTTGGAGTTATCCCTGCGCATCGAGGCCTTGCTGCGCCGGCGGGAGCATCAAACCGGCGGAGCCGGTGAGGCAGAGAAAGAAAGCGTCAAGCTGGGGGAGCTGGAGATCCTTTTCAAGCGTTATGAGGCTCGCTTGAAAGGCAAACGTGTGGAGCTGACACCTAAAGAATTTAAGATTCTGGCCTATATGGCCAGCCATCCCGGGGAAGTGTTTACCCGGGAGCAGCTTCTGACCTATGTGTGGGGGGAGGACTATGTGGGGGAGCTGACCGGTATCGCCGTTTTTATCCGCAAGATCCGGGAGAAGATTGAAGAGGATCCTTCCAAACCCAAATACCTGCAGACCGTCTGGGGCGTGGGCTATAAATTCGGTGAGAAAGAGTGA
- a CDS encoding c-type heme family protein: MKRLGLSNVRIRTRFVILLVGILAVSLLMNVVWIWMTQQKQAEREMHEKAYVLSQQMEAAWEFMVINQDVINYDANGEYNFKKLHCSLVGKSIGKLFGKKTGYTIRYTNFNPRNKADIPDEFELEALTLFAADVKTSEFYKVSGYAGKDAFRYTAPMRIEENCLECHGEPAGELDILGYPKEGWKIGDLAGIVSIVMPTDMYTENIQSNVVKQVGYISLLTLSIIMVIYYAMSKLVTRPLNQLKDAIEHVKTGDLKVDLKDIDAQGEIRDLSDHFEIMTQELQMLYDDLENKVELRTQDLARANDILESQQIQLEEANRRLREDNQYKSDFLAIISHELRTPLTSIIAFAEVLEKAREGKCPKEQKITQEIRDNSQVLLRMINNILEIARIEAGKQELIIEPIDLVDVINAVESVIEPLIEKKSIQYSSVLHSDVPVIEGDREGLRRIVENLLSNALKFTPEGGEIKVWVAYDQERNEVLINVQDNGIGIRKEDQPYIFEKFVQSDSSIHRQYNGSGLGLALAKELAELHGGWIKVVSELKVGSLFTVGLPAGEDKEDWHHLDF, from the coding sequence GTGAAAAGGTTGGGTCTCAGCAATGTTCGGATCAGAACCCGCTTTGTTATATTATTGGTAGGTATTTTGGCGGTTTCCCTGCTTATGAATGTGGTCTGGATTTGGATGACTCAACAAAAGCAAGCTGAAAGGGAAATGCATGAAAAAGCCTATGTCCTCTCCCAGCAGATGGAGGCCGCCTGGGAATTCATGGTGATCAATCAGGATGTCATTAACTATGACGCCAATGGGGAATATAATTTTAAGAAACTCCATTGTTCCCTGGTCGGCAAGAGCATTGGCAAACTATTTGGCAAAAAAACAGGGTATACTATCCGCTATACGAATTTCAATCCCCGCAATAAAGCCGATATCCCTGATGAGTTTGAATTGGAAGCTCTCACCCTCTTTGCCGCTGATGTGAAGACAAGTGAATTCTATAAAGTGTCGGGATATGCGGGGAAAGATGCTTTTCGTTATACCGCACCCATGCGCATCGAAGAAAATTGTCTGGAATGCCATGGGGAACCCGCCGGTGAGCTGGACATTCTGGGCTATCCTAAAGAGGGCTGGAAAATAGGGGACTTAGCCGGCATTGTCAGCATTGTCATGCCCACAGATATGTATACGGAAAATATTCAATCCAATGTGGTCAAACAAGTCGGTTATATCTCCTTGCTTACCTTGAGTATTATCATGGTCATCTATTACGCGATGTCCAAGCTGGTGACCAGACCCCTCAATCAGCTGAAGGATGCCATAGAACATGTTAAAACAGGAGACTTAAAGGTTGATTTAAAGGATATTGATGCTCAGGGGGAAATTCGGGATCTGTCAGACCATTTTGAGATCATGACCCAGGAACTGCAGATGTTATATGACGACCTGGAGAACAAAGTCGAGCTGAGGACCCAGGATTTAGCCCGGGCCAACGATATTCTGGAATCCCAGCAGATCCAGCTGGAGGAAGCCAATCGGCGCTTGCGTGAAGATAATCAATATAAATCGGATTTTCTGGCTATTATCAGCCATGAACTGCGCACTCCTTTGACTTCGATCATTGCCTTTGCCGAGGTTCTGGAAAAAGCAAGGGAAGGCAAATGTCCTAAAGAACAGAAAATCACCCAGGAGATCAGAGACAATAGCCAGGTTCTTTTGCGCATGATCAACAATATCCTGGAAATCGCCCGGATCGAAGCGGGGAAACAAGAACTGATCATCGAACCCATCGATCTTGTCGATGTGATCAATGCCGTGGAAAGCGTTATTGAACCATTAATCGAGAAGAAGAGTATCCAGTATTCCAGTGTCCTGCACTCGGACGTTCCCGTCATTGAGGGAGACAGGGAAGGATTAAGGCGGATTGTGGAGAACCTACTCAGCAATGCTTTGAAATTCACTCCTGAGGGCGGAGAGATCAAAGTCTGGGTGGCCTATGACCAGGAGCGCAATGAAGTGCTGATCAATGTTCAGGATAATGGCATCGGTATCCGCAAAGAGGATCAGCCTTATATCTTTGAGAAATTTGTGCAGAGCGACTCCTCCATCCACCGTCAGTATAATGGCAGTGGCCTGGGCTTGGCCTTGGCTAAGGAGTTGGCGGAACTGCACGGAGGCTGGATCAAAGTCGTCAGTGAGCTGAAGGTCGGGAGTTTGTTCACCGTAGGACTTCCGGCGGGAGAGGATAAAGAGGACTGGCATCACCTGGACTTCTAA